The Ananas comosus cultivar F153 unplaced genomic scaffold, ASM154086v1, whole genome shotgun sequence genome includes a region encoding these proteins:
- the LOC109705744 gene encoding uncharacterized protein LOC109705744, with translation MPKMHPTATDATEPERHEPSESNEVQELKEQLATLVGVVERQANVTLLQAEDLRRQDEGIRRLENLLIQQTADLKKFHKFGTRWRAWRRGGAERGRRQSGSVVGAGVARHAQGTRGRGRKRGAGGRATGAATGGAGKGEHRGAGRRACGAGRRAPGEGLRRQADTWAGHACAGEERRGEERRARGAGGARGAGGPWAPTGGGLGGPPRGGRGEERRGEERRGGGGPS, from the exons ATGCCAAAGATGCACCCTACGGCAACTGATGCAACTGAGCCAGAAAGACATGAACCTTCTGAATCTAACGAGGTTCAGGAATTAAAAGAGCAGCTGGCTACTCTAGTTGGAGTGGTGGAGCGACAAGCGAATGTGACGCTACTTCAAGCCGAGGATTTGCGCCGACAGGATGAAGGAATCAGACGGTTGGAGAACCTGTTGATTCAACAGACGGCTGATCTCAAGAAATTCCACAAG TTTGGAACAAGGTGGCGAGCGTGGAGGCGCGGCGGTGCGGAGCGGGGGCGGCGGCAGTCGGGCAGCGTGGTGGGCGCCGGCGTGGCGCGGCACGCGCAGGGCACGCGGGGGCGCGGCAGGAAGCGCGGAGCCGGCGGGCGCGCGACAGGTGCGGCGACGGGAGGCGCGGGCAAGGGCGAGCACAGGGGCGCGGGCCGGCGGGCGTGCGGGGCGGGCCGGCGTGCGCCGGGCGAGGGGCTGCGCCGGCAGGCGGACACGTGGGCGGGGCACGCGTGCgcgggagaggagaggagaggagaggagaggcggGCGCGGGGCGCGGGCGGCGCGCGGGGCGCCGGCGGGCCGTGGGCGCCGACAGGCGGCGGGCTCGGCGGGCCGCCGCGTGGTGGCAGGGGAGAGGAgcggagaggagaggagaggagaggaggaggcgggCCCAGCtga